In the Phycisphaerae bacterium genome, GGGCGAATGCGATCACGATGGGCGGGTCGATCCGGATCAGCCCGCGTGTCCAGACCATATACACCGTCGGCATCGAGCGCGTATGTTCCGGCGCCCCATGACGGCAGATACACGCGGTAACTGCCACTGTTCGGGCCGATGTCGCCCACCGAGCGGCAGACGAAGTACTGCTGCCATCGCGAAGGCTCGACGTTTCGTTGGACTGGGTAACGCTCGGGAACCTGCACGGGCTCGCTGTACACAAAGCTGAAAAGCAATTCCGTCCAGCCGTACTCGCAGGGTTCGGGACAGGTGACGTCCGGCTGGGAATGGTGCGTTCCGCCCGGAAGGCGATCCTCGTCGTCAGGCCGCCACCGAGCGGGAGGGAGTACACCTCCGCTGACGTTTTCGTAAGCCGCAATCGCGTTGCCGAATTCCTTGAGCCGGGCGAGACAGTGGACGCTCTTGCCCTGCTCGCGCGCTCGGCTCAGCGAAGGAAGCAGTATCGAGATCAGGAGGGAGATGATAGAAATAACGACGAGGAGCTCGATAAGCGTAAAGGCGCGCTGCGGGGTGATCGGCTGGAAGCGGGAAGGCATGCCGGCAATCCCTGGAGATAAGTGAATTCTCGGGTTACGGGGAAAACGGAGTCGTTACCCCGTCTCCTTTTCCAATCTTACCATCGACTCTTCGCGCTTCCAGAATCGCATGTCCGATTCTGTCGCCCGGCCATCAAGGCAGCAGCATGTTACCCAGCGTCAGCGGGTCGTACGCGTTACCGGATGCGGGCGCCCAGGAGCTGAATTCCTCCGCGGCTCCGTGCATGCGCGTCACATTAATACCCCAGATTGTTCTCACGGCCGGCGATCCGAACGCCGAAAGCGGGATTCTCAGTTCGGCCGTCCACCGCGGCGGTTCCTTCCTCGTGGCTCCGCGCACCTTGGCCGACCAGGATGACGGCGCGGTTATCGGAGGATTCGTGGTCACGCCTCGCTCCACCAGCACGGCGCCTGAGGACTTGATCGCGAAGTGGAACAGGTCGTCCGGTGTTCGTGTCCCGGCGTTGAGTGGATCGATGAGGATCTCGACGAGCTCTTCTCCGACCGGGATCAGGTCGTCATAGGTGATCTGGTTGGTATCGGCAGCCTGGTTCATCTCGGTTCCGCTGGTCATGCAGTTGACACCGACGTAAAGAGACTCCTCATCGCGCATGAGAAAGACCGTCGTGTCGAAACGGGCCCCTCGATCCGGGGTCATGGCCTCAAACGCGCCGCCCGATGCGACAAGGGAGAATCCCCGCATGACGTTGATGTCTCCCGGAGGCCAGTCGCTCAGGTCACCGTCGATCGTGATCGGACTGGACACCGAGAGCGGCATGACCATGGAGGGCGTTGCGGTTTCGAGCGTTTTCTCGCCGTTACCGTCTTGAAATTCGACCGTTATCGGTCGACCGCGCCATTCCATCAGGCGGGCAAGATCGACAAGCGCCGTCAACTGGACACGAGCCGAGCGGTTCGGCGGCAGATCGG is a window encoding:
- a CDS encoding prepilin-type N-terminal cleavage/methylation domain-containing protein, translated to MPSRFQPITPQRAFTLIELLVVISIISLLISILLPSLSRAREQGKSVHCLARLKEFGNAIAAYENVSGGVLPPARWRPDDEDRLPGGTHHSQPDVTCPEPCEYGWTELLFSFVYSEPVQVPERYPVQRNVEPSRWQQYFVCRSVGDIGPNSGSYRVYLPSWGAGTYALDADGVYGLDTRADPDRPAHRDRIRPKMPLIGDANELSERGDGIGEDDCSYIDAGEANYAGSSGNGRGNRFSDRHYGGTNFLFQDLHAEWSTRMRGDLAKDFDLNGIDDVARVP